The Lycium barbarum isolate Lr01 chromosome 12, ASM1917538v2, whole genome shotgun sequence genome includes a region encoding these proteins:
- the LOC132624278 gene encoding uncharacterized mitochondrial protein AtMg00810-like has product MSQPRVPVYEVAFPVLTYLSGTSDLGLFFNNSLGFSLVDYCDSNWASCSSSRYVSGYVLLLGGCPISWKSKKHATIAFSSAEAEYRALRELVAKIVWCSSRCFPLQAWSGVPFQLAWDVDT; this is encoded by the exons ATGTCCCAACCTAGAGTTCCCGTTTATGAAGTAGCTTTTCCTGTTCTCACATACTTATCTGGCACTTCAGATTTAGGATTGTTTTTCAATAATTCTCTTGGTTTTTCTCTAGTTGACTATTGTGACTCAAATTGGGCCAGTTGTTCCTCTAGTAGATATGTTAGTGGTTATGTTCTTCTACTTGGTGGTTGTCCTATTTCCTGGAAATCAAAGAAACATGCCACTATTGCTTTTTCTTCTGCAGAGGCTGAGTATAGAGCTCTTAGAGAGTTGGTTGCTAAAATTGTTTG GTGTTCATCACGGTGCTTTCCTCTCCAAGCTTGGTCTGGTGTCCCATTCCAGCTTGCGTGGGATGTTGATACTTAG
- the LOC132622343 gene encoding sugar transporter ERD6-like 4 — MSFREDCASSEEGLLRKPLLPPKGKAVARMSFRDDSASSEEGMLKKPLLHTRSWYRMSSRQSSMMESSNQILRESISIYLCVLIVALGSLQFGFTLGYTNPTQSDIMNDLVLSMSEFSIFGSVANVGAMVGAIASGQISEHIGRKGTLMIAAIPNISGWLAISFARDTSFLYMGRLMGGFGVGIISYVVPVFIAEISPQNMRGVLGSINNLCLTIGIMSAYLLGLFASWRVLAIIGMLPCTVLMPGLFFIPESPWWLAKMGNFEDFETSLQVLRGFDTDISLEVNEIKKSVGSSSKKTTIQFSELKRRRYYYPLLIGIGLLSLQQLSGINGVLMYSSNIFKSAGVSSSKAGTFRIGAIQVIVTAIAASLVDKAGRRALLIMSSSLMTVSSFLVATTFYLKDFAPKSWHPALGILSLVGLVVLVMAFGLGLGSIPWIIMSEILSVNIKSLGGSVATLANWLTSWVVTMTANLLLTWSEGGTFIIYTMVSASTVVFVRLWVPETKGKTLEEIQRSFR; from the exons ATGAGTTTCCGAGAGGATTGTGCCAGTTCTGAGGAGGGATTACTTCGAAAGCCATTATTGCCTCCGAAAGGGAAAGCAGTAGCAAGGATGAGTTTTAGAGATGATTCAGCTAGCTCTGAGGAAGGGATGCTTAAGAAGCCATTGTTGCATACTAGAAGCTGGTATCGAATGAGCTCAAGGCAATCCAGCATGATGGAATCATCGAACCAAATTCTTCGTGAATCCATATCCATTTATCTCTGTGTTCTCATTGTTGCCTTAGGCTCCCTTCAGTTTGGATTCACC TTGGGATATACTAATCCTACGCAGTCCGACATCATGAACGACCTCGTACTTTCAATGTCAGAG TTTTCGATCTTTGGATCTGTAGCGAATGTGGGTGCAATGGTTGGTGCAATTGCAAGTGGTCAGATATCCGAACACATTGGACGAAAAGGG ACACTAATGATTGCAGCAATTCCTAATATTAGCGGATGGCTCGCCATTTCATTTGCCAGA GACACATCGTTTTTATACATGGGAAGGTTGATGGGAGGTTTTGGTGTGGGCATCATTTCCTATGTG GTTCCTGTATTTATAGCAGAGATTTCACCTCAAAACATGAGAGGAGTCCTTGGATCCATTAATAAT CTTTGTTTAACAATTGGGATAATGTCGGCGTACCTATTGGGTCTCTTTGCAAGCTGGAGAGTGCTTGCAATTATAG GAATGTTGCCTTGCACGGTTCTGATGCCTGGTCTTTTTTTTATACCAGAATCTCCTTGGTGGTTG GCTAAAATGGGGAATTTTGAGGATTTTGAAACTTCTTTGCAAGTTCTTAGGGGATTTGACACTGACATATCCTTAGAAGTAAATGAGATCAAG AAATCTGTAGGATCATCAAGTAAAAAAACTACAATTCAGTTTTCTGAGCTTAAGAGAAGGCGATACTACTATCCTTTGCTG ATAGGTATTGGATTACTCAGTCTCCAGCAACTCAGCGGCATTAATGGTGTTTTAATGTATTCCAGTAACATCTTCAAATCTGCTG GAGTTTCATCAAGTAAAGCTGGAACATTTAGAATCGGGGCTATTCAG GTTATTGTTACAGCTATAGCTGCATCACTTGTGGACAAAGCGGGTCGCAGGGCACTTCTTATT ATGTCCTCGTCGTTAATGACAGTTAGCAGCTtccttgttgcaacaactttctACCTAAAG GATTTTGCACCCAAAAGTTGGCATCCTGCATTAGGAATATTATCTCTGGTTGGACTTGTG GTTCTAGTGATGGCATTTGGACTGGGATTGGGTTCCATTCCGTGGATCATAATGTCTGAG ATATTGTCAGTGAACATTAAAAGTCTTGGTGGCAGCGTTGCTACGCTGGCCAATTGGCTAACATCATGGGTTGTTACAATGACAGCGAACTTGCTTTTGACTTGGAGCGAAGGAG GAACATTCATCATCTATACAATGGTATCAGCTTCTACAGTTGTTTTTGTTAGGCTTTGGGTCCCTGAAACCAAAGGAAAAACACTTGAAGAAATTCAGCGTTCCTTCAGATGA
- the LOC132622851 gene encoding GATA transcription factor 18-like: MNSCTTAYCHGGPCICGLYYGQSNGTSAYSMFYNQYQNNENYPENMYSVSPPSSSSVDCTLSLGTPSTRLSTNENEKRVERRSSSYMSKCWNILQNKNHTTSSSVHKSGRSSSNNGNANSGGTDTFVARRCANCDTTSTPLWRNGPRGPKSLCNACGIRFKKEERRASAAAATANGGGMDTQHMINGGSWVHHSQSQKMPCYSSAYGNEFRFIEDDDDDRHDSDNTAISFWPFLASQHC; this comes from the exons ATGAATAGTTGCACTACCGCTTATTGTCATGGGGGTCCGTGCATTTGCGGTTTGTATTACGGTCAAAGTAATGGCACTTCTGCATACTCAATGTTTTACAACCAATATCAAAACAATGAAAATTATCCCGAAAACATGTATTCTGTCTCTCCTCCTTCTTCATCTTCAGTTGATTGTACTCTTTCGTTAGGAACACCTTCCACTCGTCTTAGTACCAATGAGAATGAAAAGCGAGTTGAACGTCGCTCTTCTTCTTACATGTCCAAATGCTGGAATATTCTACAGAACAAAAATCATACGACCTCTTCATCCGTTCACAAGTCCGGTCGCAGTAGTAGCAATAATGGCAACGCTAACTCAGGCGGCACTGACACATTCGTTGCTCGCCGATGTGCTAATTGTGACACCACTTCTACACCTTTGTGGAGAAATGGTCCTAGAGGTCCCAAG TCACTTTGCAATGCCTGCGGAATTCGTTTCAAGAAAGAAGAGAGGAGAGCCAGTGCTGCGGCAGCCACCGCTAACGGTGGGGGAATGGACACACAACACATGATAAACGGGGGGTCATGGGTTCATCATTCACAATCCCAGAAAATGCCGTGTTACTCTTCAGCCTATGGAAATGAATTCAGGTTCattgaagatgatgatgatgatcgtCATGATTCTGATAATACTGCCATTTCCTTCTGGCCCTTCCTAGCCTCTCAGCATTGCTGA